A segment of the Rattus rattus isolate New Zealand chromosome 4, Rrattus_CSIRO_v1, whole genome shotgun sequence genome:
agagaataatatataatatataatgagtCTATAGTTGATCATTTTTCCCTCTAAGTAGCAATATTTTATCAAGTATAAACAACCCAAAATTTAGTAGCGTTTATAAATGATTGTTTTTCTAGAATATAAAACTATaagtaagcaaaataaaattgtgaGACAGATTGCCATCTTCAGCAATGTTCCATCAATATATACCTGTTAAATTATTCAGAAATCTATCACAACCCTATTATGTGGATAGATACAACAGTTTTGGTTCATTTAATACTAAGTAAATATCAAATTAAAGGCTTTATCAAAAGTAGTGAGGCCTCAAATTAGAAGATAAAAATGATTTTCCAGATAATGTCTACTCATTGATATTTAAATTCTTCCCTACAACTCTCCTTAAAGCCTGTCAAATCTGTCCAGGAAGAACATACCAGATAACTTGATATCCCCAAGAGAtaacatttgtttacttttgcaAAGCACAGACAAATAGAAAGACCAAACAGGGATTCTCTACCTGATGCTGATGGCAGGAGGCAAATACCACACCCAGAAAGCTTGGCTTTGACCATATCACAAGTTTCCAATGTCCACCACGCAAATACTGTATATAAAACCATAACCTAGATCTCAGATACCCAGCTCCTCATGAAATATAAATTCTGTGAGAGGGGAAAGAGCTGGTCTTCCCTCATTCATTACTATACCCTAAAGCTCACCAATGTGCCCAAGAGTTTAATGGCAATCTAAGTTTACTatgcaaaacaaaataagcacaTGTAAATCATCAGGCCAGTTTTCCAACATCTGTACTCTATGACCATATTTATCTTATGCTGCTTGTTTGAAGAAGACAATGGTCCTTTCTTGTCTTCTGTGGCATATGATAAAACTGTGGTGAATTTGGTTTTAATGTCAACCTGCCACAAATTAGAATCAACATAGCTAGGATCCTCAGGCAAGAAATTGTCCTGATGACCATAATTGGATGTGAAAGACCCAATCAAAGTGTGTTTATCTGGTAGCAGCATAGGTTAAAAAAAGGGGGGCCGGCTCTGCTAAAGGAGGATTACTTATCCTTTGCTTTCTTGCCTTTCTCTCTTATCACCAGGTTGAtctactctgctgctgctgctgcttatgatgatgatgatgatgatgatgatgatgatgatgatgatgatgatgatgatgatgatttcttCCATGACACCAGAACAAACCTTTCCAAGTTTCTAACACTGGCTAAGGACCTCAGGCTCTCCAGAAAACTTCTAGCACTGGGGGCAAGATTGGGACAGCTGAGGATCCAGCCCCTTGCACTAAGTGACTACCAGTTTCTCAGTCTCCCAGATGTGGCACGACTGTTGTTACAATTTCACAGTAAGctgatttaataatttcttttagtATATGTAAATTTAATATATTAGCTTCATTCCTGGAGAACCTGATGTGGTGGTATGGATGAAAATGGCACCCACAGTCTCACGGGGAGTGTCACCATTGGGAAgggtgcccttgttggagtaggtgtggccatgttgggggaagtatgtcactggagggaATGGAGGAGGTGCTTTGTGGCTTTAGAAGcccaagtcaggcccagtgtcaGTTTGTcactttctgctgcctgctgattcaGATACAGACCTCTCAGCTACCTTCCTAGTACCATATCTGCCTTCATGAaaccatgcttccctccatgatgataatcgactaagcctctgaactgtaaatcACTCCAGTTTAATGTTTTCCTATATGAgcgttgccatggtcatggtgcctctttgcagaaataaaaccctaagacttgGCTATAAAGTCTGTGGCAGGGTATGTGTTACAGGAGGTAAATCTGGAACCAGGGATGAATGTCATGATTAGCAGCAAGTCCAACCTTGGGAACAGACATGAGCTTCACACTTGGAACATAGCCTTGAGAAAGTCCTGCCTACAGGCAACTATTGTGTTTTAGTGTTAGAAATCAACTTTGTGACCGTTTTATTAGTTGGCTTAAAAATCTAAGTTGTTagatactggagagatggctcggcaggcaGGAGACAGTACTGCTTTTGCAGAGTGTCTGAGTTCCttctcagtacccacatcagtgtcctcttttggtctctccaggcaccaggcatgcacatggtacacacacatatgtgcaggtaaaTACTGACACATATAATTTAAGTAAGTAAATACTTTCAAAATAGTGTGCATAACACTTTAAAAGTTACTGTTAGTGATTAGTATATATTATTGTGTGTACTATCAGAGATGTGATGCAAGAGGATCAATACACAGTAAAgaacacgcatgcatgcacatcgGAAATTTAGCAGACATTGTACAGCCTAAAAATTGATCTTTATTACATAGGTCTTTAGTTCAGTCTAAAAATTGATCTTTATTACATAGGTCTTTAGTTCAGAAGCTGTTATTGCATGAAAACAATATGGTTGGGTACCTTAGATGAGTTAactcttctctttgtgtgtgtgtgtgtgtgtgtgtgtgtgtgtgtgtgtgtgtgtgtgtgtgtgaaacagcaGTTTAAATTCCCGTATCTTCGGCTTGCTTTGAGCTGTGACTGTACCTGGCAAACAAGCATGGAGTCATTATTCAATGTGCGATAGCATTTGTACACAGCCGTGAGATGGGAAACTAATTAAATGTGGCTGGAAATTATGAATTAGTCACCGTCGCCTCACATTCTCTTGGTGAATGGCTCCTGTAGGGAAACCATGGAGGAGCTTTAGGAAAAAACTTTAGCCTTTTGTAGAAAATGTGCCTAGGCCTCAAATTGGCAGTGAAACAGCGTTTCGGGAACATGGGCCAAAGCTCTCCTCTTGTTTCTTGGCAAATGTGCGCTTGGCTGGTTTCAGAGAGTCTGCACCATTCCTATATGTTATGTGATATGTAGAGGTTAAATCTGGAAagtgtattgtgtgtatttattCCTTATCACATGgcggtcagagaacaactctgtgGAGTGTGTTCTCTCCCGCCGTCTTTAGGCAGCTTTTgggggctgaactcaggtccccttgCTTGCATAACCAGCACCTTTCCctcctgagctatctcaccagctcaGCTTTCAGTTCATCTTTGGGGAAAACATACTGTATGGGGAAAAGACTTTACCTGAACCAACCTTTTTTAGGATTCTATTCTGTTAAAATATGCTGCAGTTAACtataaccacatttttttttaatttggaaggaGCTTTTCACACATGTCCCACAAGGAAAATCCATTTTGAGCTTAAAATTGATTTCCACTTATGTTGTAACAGATTGTGTAATCCCTGCGTCTAAAACATGCTGCAGTCTGCCTACATTTAGGAGGCAAGTATACGTATCCAACCAGCAGTCTTGCTGCAGATTTCACTTGGGAATTAGTCCTCATTTCCATCCTTCATCATCCCCCCacttccccaaccccatttcaAAGGTTTCTTTCCAGAAACTAAGTTTGACCGATTCTTCCACCCACAACCAAACGTATGGCCAAAAATCTAATCTGTTTTAACCTAAACCCTGGGCCAATGACACAGAATCTAGTTCTCTAGGTTAGGCCATAGcattctgctttctgtctttagAACAGTGTTCGAGTTTAGTGAAAATAAAGAGATAGTCGAACTAAGAATTTGGCAGCCAAGGAGATTTGACatccaaatatttcaaaatattttctcttgcaGTAGAAATGTGCTCTTTCTCCTCAACCTTAACACCACCCCATTCCTTGATGGCAAACGAGCAATGGAGAGGGGGGGGATGCTTAAAAGCAAGAAGCAGCCTTTTCCAAGTGGAGGGCAATTGTTTCCTAGACTAGGCATGAGGACACTGAGTCTCCAAGCTTTGCCTCTCAAAAGTTCATATGTTGTGTGCTTCAGGGCAGATATGGGGAATTTTGGAAGTGGTAGAGGGAAAACATGTCTCTCACAACCCACCCGATATTTTAGCAACTTTGTGGAAACCCAGCGTCCCTCAAACGGCAGGAAAGACCATCCTGTATGATGTTTTCTCTCTGCATAATCCTTTGCCTTCCCTGCCTCAGGAATTCACGTCACCGGATTCTGTGTCCACATGTCTGcgatgaagagacaccatggccaaggcagctcttatgAAGGACGACAGTTAACATCTTAccagttctgaggttcagtccgttaGTAACCAGGCAGGAGCATGTTTACCATGCTGTGTTCAGGTGTCAGAGTTGCTCAGAGTGCTGCATCTTGATTTGCCTGCAGCCAGGAGAAACTGACTCTTCTGCACCGGGCAGCGCTTCAAATCCCGCCCCCAcggtgatgcacttcctccaacatgacTCCGCCTCCTCTcaaaggtcacatctcctaatagtgccacttcccttgggccaagcatattcaaaccgccacaccgcaacacaccacaacacaacacaacactgAATGGTTGGAATGATTTTCTATGTCTGTAAACTGCCTGTCCAGGTCTGCTCCTGACCAGATCTTACATAGCAGTTGCTCAGACTGAAGTGGTGGAAGGGGTGGATAGATACCAACGGAAGACAGCATGTGTACTTACGGTGAAACCTAACAGGTTCAAAATGAGTGGAAGGTGGATTTCAATAGCTGTCAACATAAGGCCCAATGATCACCTCAAATTACAGCATTTAGAGAGAGCTCTCTAACAACTGATGAGGGGCCTCCTGAGGGTCTTTCGGGCTCCACTTAACGATAAAGCAAACATCTCTACATACTCCCTTGCTTGAGCAAAAATTGTGCAGGGGCTGGGGCTAGGGTGCGGGTTGGAAGTTGATAGTGAAGGACAGGGTAGTTCTAGATGAAGTTTGGAGGCTCTATTTCTCTGCTTCCACAAGTCAGGGGTACAGATCTGAATACCAGTGAATGCAATTACCTCTCAGAACAATACTGAGCATTTAATATCAATGGATCTTGTCTAACGTGTTTGGGTTTATTAATCTTATTTGCTAAGCAACTGTAAATGTACATTCACCACTGTCTTCCTCGTCCCCatccattgaagaaaatgaactGAAAGTAACAAAACttggaagaaagggaggtgggggagggggtaaagaAATGGAAATCGTTTCTAGCTCTTGGTGTATGGGAGGTAACTTCTCACCATATGAGGAGGGATTTTATTGTTGTCATTTAACAGGAGCAAAACAGACGCTTGAAACAGTTCGGGGATTGCTCTGGACTTGCAGAGCTGGTGAGTAACGGGAACAGAACTGAAACTCAAAGATGTAGGATGCCAATTCCTTTGTCTCCACAGCAAGAGGAAAATCAGCTTCAAAGCTTTAAAAGCTGCAGGATGTTGTTTGGACTCCGGAGAAACTGAAACGTTCATATATTGCTAACCCCAGCAAGCCTAGGATGATATCCTGCTTTGAGCACAGGTCCCAGCTATGGATTAGGAAATGATGTGCCAAGCTGGGGAGTCCTAGCCAGGCACTGAAGTTAAGCTTAGGAGGAAGTACCTTGGAATAGCTTCGGGTCCTAGATGGGTGGATGTCCTGATTCTCCATCCTCTGAGGTAGGCAGGGGAATGACTTGAACTCCTCCTTCAGGAAGAAGAAATGGTGACAGCAGCTCTAAGTCCTACATTCTATGTCCTCCCTTGGTCCTCcctcttccgtgtgtgtgtgtgtgtgtgtgtgtgtgtgtgtgtgtgtgtgtgtactttctccCCTGGTCACACGGCACTGGGCTTTGCTCCCCGGAGACAAGGGCATAACCTGTCCTTCAGCATTTTCTACCATCGAGTCCCAGACTATCATTTTACAAATCTACTGAATCGGTGGACCACCAAAACCAATGAAATTACCATTTTTATGGGTATGATTCACTTGTTGAcagttatacttttaaaatgtattactcCTTAATCTCTAGAGAAATTGGAGGAGGCTTCATTTAGAAAAAGGACTGCACACTGCTGCTGATTTCAAACTCAACAGTTTCCGGGTGATGTGACTCACAGAGATGAGGAGAAGAGTATGTTAATTACCAAAGTTACGATTCTCTACTTATGGTCCTAGTGTGGTTCTTCGTTTTTTAAGTCCCATAAGTTTAATACACAATTCAAAAACCCCAAAACGGAAAACTGAGGAAAAGACAAGTGGTCCCAGGGCCAAGACAAGGGaaaagacaagaggatccctgttCACGGTACCAGGCCTGGATACAGAGTCCCCCAGTATTGATGTAGCAATGATGTTGGGGGACAGCGATTGTCCTGTGGAACCACGGTCACCTGAGTCAATAGTTTTAGTTCTTCAGGGGTATGGTCAGCTTCTGCATGCCCCGGATCTTGTCTAGCAGGTCATTAATAAAGGTCTCGGTGGGTTTGTAACAGTCAACTAACAGCTCTTTGACTCTAGCAGCCCGGCTATCGTCGCTTTCCATGTCCAAGAGTTCATCCACATCTATCTCGAGCTCTGGGATTTCCTCTTCCTTGCAGTCGTAGAGACCCGTGAGCTGTTCTAAGATCCACTCATCCAGTTTGAGGCGCTTCCTTAGCTCCTTGCGGTTATACTTCACGACGGTCTTCCCTGGCCGTCTCACTGGCTCATCTTCATCCGGTTTGCTGTCCGAGCCAGGGCTTTCACCTATGGTCTCAGGGGAACTCTGGAAATAGACTCGGTGCCCTGTACTGGCACCGGGCCCAGGGTCAGCCAATGCTGGGCCCCCTGCAGGGTCGCTGTCCGACATGGCGGCCGCTGGGGTCACATATGCGCCTGCGCAGTTGCCTCTCCCGGATCCCGACCCCCACTCCTACTCCTGGGCTGGCCACTGGCTCAGGTTAGCTCGTGGACTTGGGCTCTGACCCTTGATGTTCCCTACTTGGGGGATTGCCAAATGAATACTATAAAGGAATAAATGTTATACTGCATGCAGTTGTTtgtatttatcatcatcatcatcgtcgtcgtcgtcgtcgtcgtcatcatcatcatcaccattatcagtaagtaagtaagtaagccGATAACAAAAACAGAATGCCATGAGTATATTCGAAGATCCAGCAATGACTTTTAAGAATTTGAAAGCATCAAAAACTACAGGTCAATTAGAATAAGAGGTTAAGGTGGTAGGTACGTAGGCCCTGGACATTCTATAACTTTCTCTAAATAGTTTGAATGTTATAGAGCATTAACAGTAGACAAAGAATTGCTGCaggtttaaaatagaaaactatcAAGAACCCTAGTCAGCCTGGGCACCTGTGATGACAAGACTTGGATTCTGGTCAAAAACAGAGAGCACTTCCCTGTTTGCTCCGGCATCTGATGCTGCCCACCATGTGGCGAGAGTGGATAAGAGTGCATCCTCAGCCTCCTTAGGGTGACTGGGCTCCTGGGTGTAAAGATAAAACAGATGTGATTGCCCTGGGAAGTCTAGAGAGCCCTGTCATTTCTATACCTCCCGGAAGCTCATCTCTCACAGTCACTCCCAGGTAGCATCTGGTACCCCGCAGGCTTGGTCGCCATCTCTTCTTCTCTCACGAGCTCACAAAAGCCAAGTTCCCAACTCCTGGAAACCCAGCTTTCCAGATGGCAAAACCCTGCACAGAAGGGCTGCAAACAGAACATGCTATTATTTAGCAGAGATTCCCAGCCCCGTTGCACTTCTAGAAGCTTCTTAGCCAGAAATGTCCTTGGAACGTTTCAACACGTGTTTGGGCGTGTTGAAATACAAGAAAACgtattatttctctgtttgaTTGGGAAGGTTGATGACCTTGGTCCTATATCCTTGGACTCGCCTTCCCCTTCCTACTTCcattaggaaaataaatttgACTTTCCCTGGGCAAGGCTTGAAACTCTTTCAGACTCTTGAACACCTTCCAGTGTGATGGACCCCAGAGCTCTGTCATACCTGGTCCTCTAATGTGAAAAGAAACCCCTGGAAGAAGCTGTGTGTGCAGAGACTGATTGGCTGGTTAGCATTTCAATATGGCAGAGAGGTTGTAAGTCTGCAGGTACAAATCCTAGATTCCTTTTATCTCGGGCTAGTTCTAGCCCTCTGGAACAGTCGTTTGCTGCCCATctctgtgttgggattaaaaTCTTGTGTCAAAAGGATAAAACCTTTAAGAACTTTATTAGCTTCCACCAATctaaaagctaagaatgtcatcagatgaCATCTTGGGCCTATAGTAAAGCTCTCCCAACATCAAAACTGAAAAGACAGTTACTATACAGCCTGGTGACTTCAGTTACCAACAGTGGACCGTACACTTGAAAGTCAGTAAGAGAAACTGCGAGTGTTCTCACCATGAGTATGTatgggagagaatgtgtgtgtcaACTGGCTTGACTCCATCATTTTATGatctatatgtatttttttaaaaaatgatgtgtcCAATAGAGATGTGTAATTTTCtttgtcaataaaataaaaaacaacaaagcatACAATTGAAACATATACCAGGCTCCGTGGTTGAAACAATTTGAAATACAGGAATGCTTAGAATGCTCTCCCCAAATCCCTGCATGGTTTATTTATAACTCATACGGCACAGTGAGTGGGAAGGggaagtgggagtgggagaggagagagagagagagagagagagagagagagagagagagagtgtttttcTGAATTGGGCCTGTGCAGACTCAGACCTTCACAaaaaaacaatgaacagaaaaggaaggatgacTATGAAAGGTACATTATCCCTACCTTTCCAGGCTGCAAAACACCTCATGAGACTCTATCTCCCAATGTACAAAATTTTAATACCAATTttaggagtatgtgtgtgtgtgt
Coding sequences within it:
- the LOC116898111 gene encoding protein phosphatase 1 regulatory subunit 14B-like, which gives rise to MSDSDPAGGPALADPGPGASTGHRVYFQSSPETIGESPGSDSKPDEDEPVRRPGKTVVKYNRKELRKRLKLDEWILEQLTGLYDCKEEEIPELEIDVDELLDMESDDSRAARVKELLVDCYKPTETFINDLLDKIRGMQKLTIPLKN